Proteins encoded together in one candidate division KSB1 bacterium window:
- the trxA gene encoding thioredoxin gives MTSDKKQTTLTDANFQKEVLENSQPVLVDFWADWCGPCHMVAPAIEEVAADFEGRAKVGKLDVDANGKIAGQYGIRSIPAILLFKDGQVVDQVLGVAPKSELTNKLNGLIQNGEKN, from the coding sequence ATGACGTCGGACAAAAAACAGACTACGCTAACCGATGCTAACTTTCAAAAAGAAGTACTTGAAAATTCCCAGCCGGTTCTGGTGGATTTTTGGGCCGATTGGTGCGGACCCTGCCACATGGTCGCACCTGCTATTGAAGAAGTGGCTGCAGATTTTGAAGGACGTGCCAAGGTTGGGAAATTAGACGTCGATGCTAATGGCAAAATCGCTGGACAATATGGCATCCGTTCTATCCCGGCGATACTACTCTTCAAAGATGGTCAGGTAGTCGATCAAGTGCTAGGTGTGGCACCTAAGTCTGAATTAACTAACAAACTCAACGGCCTAATTCAGAATGGCGAGAAAAATTGA
- a CDS encoding DoxX family protein, which produces MNSLTKLSQHGHWLLRGAIASVFIYHGLGKFQNLAPMANMLNMPIVMLFIVASAETVGGALILFGGFLKDWMTRIGALILMPVMLGAIQMVHWGQWHFKATETHPMGGMQFPVTLLLVLLYLFVKGNSVKSSEAIPVSS; this is translated from the coding sequence ATGAATTCTTTAACAAAACTATCACAGCATGGACATTGGTTGTTGCGTGGAGCCATAGCAAGTGTTTTTATTTATCACGGATTAGGCAAATTCCAAAATTTAGCTCCAATGGCAAATATGCTGAACATGCCGATTGTAATGCTTTTCATAGTGGCTTCCGCAGAGACGGTAGGTGGAGCGCTTATCCTTTTTGGAGGATTCCTCAAAGATTGGATGACGCGTATTGGAGCCCTTATCCTTATGCCCGTAATGCTGGGTGCGATTCAGATGGTGCACTGGGGACAATGGCATTTTAAGGCGACTGAAACGCATCCTATGGGTGGCATGCAATTTCCAGTGACCCTGTTGCTGGTTCTGCTTTACCTGTTCGTCAAAGGGAATAGCGTAAAGTCAAGTGAAGCGATCCCGGTGTCGAGCTAA
- a CDS encoding DUF4136 domain-containing protein: MDGYRPGYYRFGYRSRYYGFGYGSGYYGNGGLYGYQYKEATLILDFIDPASNELLWRGVYIDEIDDSGIIKEDKINEAVKHILEKFPPENRSVGTTNLLTSK, translated from the coding sequence ATGGATGGTTACCGGCCCGGGTATTATAGGTTTGGTTACCGGTCGAGATATTACGGCTTTGGTTATGGGTCGGGATACTATGGCAACGGTGGGCTGTATGGTTACCAATACAAAGAGGCTACCCTAATCTTAGACTTTATTGACCCGGCGTCAAATGAATTGCTCTGGCGTGGCGTCTATATTGATGAGATTGATGACAGCGGTATCATAAAAGAAGATAAAATCAATGAGGCAGTAAAGCACATTTTGGAAAAATTCCCACCCGAGAATAGAAGTGTGGGTACAACTAATTTATTAACATCAAAATAA
- a CDS encoding DUF4136 domain-containing protein: MKNTKLVLGLVLVTGLISCSGRLVRSDYDREINFARLKTFDWKSESEYSGSNGLAKNSLFEKRLRKAVEAELVAKNLSKQANSPDFLIAYSVEVEDKVDVRSDRFGYGYGYGHGWLPARVL, translated from the coding sequence ATGAAAAATACAAAATTGGTCTTAGGTTTGGTTCTGGTAACAGGACTAATAAGTTGTTCCGGGAGACTGGTCAGATCAGACTACGATCGCGAAATTAATTTCGCCAGGTTAAAAACTTTTGATTGGAAATCTGAATCTGAATACTCCGGTTCAAATGGTCTTGCAAAAAACTCGCTTTTCGAAAAACGACTGAGAAAAGCAGTTGAGGCAGAATTGGTCGCTAAGAATCTGTCGAAGCAAGCCAACAGTCCCGACTTTTTGATTGCTTACTCTGTTGAGGTCGAGGACAAAGTTGATGTAAGGTCTGATAGATTCGGGTATGGGTATGGATATGGACATGGATGGTTACCGGCCCGGGTATTATAG